One genomic region from Lycorma delicatula isolate Av1 chromosome 9, ASM4794821v1, whole genome shotgun sequence encodes:
- the LOC142330542 gene encoding uncharacterized protein LOC142330542 isoform X1: MTKPKVLSGVSMSTRGRNALKELEQNFSVLDSLYTLLIFVLFITFMPCIVFLYFVVATCRIAWLRFLEQRFPDLEFIRTTSVRTCVDTIRNQGIITLLLQVKGECIIDQLKAQIKNEILDRVKDGRLVFPHLSMALTSRYGRYAWIPKSGQYFNLDNHIVLANPTFRGGPVTNSNIQEYISDIVSKYLPADIPPWQITVINCHDGFYLLIRLHHLYPSEDNLGLGDLLMLKPATDMEENYEDRSTMTFNPDSTQHLLAGTFKTPQAIPEVYEHVCETLANSWNEIVSLYDPLENVLVNKKPPTLKSFFMLFLIINVSVMKELSRSNKSDIFRVFKIEADRRGFTFGFLCRSIKTTLSPTIIIHSIISWTWWFFIKFLLHIPVTIMHCIRDTPLYIYWLVLLLRIFHEICYLGKIIYTAPRVLLEEICFPENPGNSHHLQTVSLCGRKVVCWSNPIPLHIIKKIRDVTNSASCEIILSATAKALQAYFTKVHMPIPESVITIARFIPQEGLLKQSSSSSFHSGGGLLCLPLPTNSPINDPVKCLQGLQCSLYQARSHQAALYLASVYQLDYGLLPKVLPTVCARLLLNMLSRRYAVTLTQVDNSSSFAEQQTRRLLWGQEVENIMYWRPPQANISMSLTLMSYGDSVRLGVMTDAQLSNHHNGIANDFCNYINELAVAVGISELQERDH; the protein is encoded by the exons GGTGCTGAGTGGGGTTAGCATGTCAACCCGGGGCAGAAATGCTCTTAAAGAATTGGAACAAAACTTCAGTGTACTAGACAGCCTTTACACATTATTGATCTTTGTGTTGTTCATCACATTTATGCCATGCATAGTTTTCCTATATTTTG ttgttGCAACATGTAGAATTGCATGGCTAAGATTTCTTGAACAACGATTCCCTGATTTAGAATTTATTCGAACAACAAGTGTGCGAACATGTGTTGATACAATACGTAATCAGGGCATTATAACTCTGCTACTACAAGTTAAAGGAGAATGCATAATTGATCAACTAAAAGCTCAAATAAAG AATGAAATTCTGGATAGAGTAAAAGATGGCCGATTGGTGTTTCCACATTTATCTATGGCACTTACCAGTAGATATGGACGATACGCTTGGATACCTAAATCtggtcaatattttaatttagataatcatATTGTACTGGCAAATCCAACATTCAGAGGAGGTCCTGTGACTAACAGTAATATACAG GAATACATCAGCGATATTGTATCAAAATATCTACCAGCAGATATACCACCTTGGCAAATAACTGTTATTAACTGTCATGAtggattttatttactaattaggCTTCATCATTTATATCCATCAGAAGATAATTTGGGACTTGGTGATCTTTTGATGCTGAAACCAGCTACAGATATGGAAGAAAATTATGAAGATAGATCAACAATGACATTTAATCCTGACAGTACGCAGCACCTTTTAGCTGGCACATTTAAAACACCACAAGCAATACCTGAAGTTTATGAACATGTTTGTGAAACATTAGCTAATTCGTGGAATGAAATCGTATCGCTTTATGATCCTTTAGAAAATGTTTTGGTCAATAAAAAACCCCCaacattgaaaagtttttttatgttatttctaattattaatgtttCAGTAATGAAAGAATTATCACGATCAAATAAATCAGATATATTTCGTGTATTTAAAATTGAAGCAGATAGACGTGGTTTTACTTTTGGGTTTTTATGTAGAAGTATCAAAACAACTTTAAGCCCCACCATTATTATACATTCAATTATTTCATGGACTTGGtggttttttattaagtttttattacacaTACCTGTTACAATAATGCACTGCATCAGAGATAcaccattatatatttattggttGGTATTACTGTTaagaatttttcatgaaatatgctatttaggtaaaataatttacacagcTCCGAGAGTCTTATTGGAGGAAATATGTTTTCCTGAGAATCCTGGAAATTCACATCATTTACAAACAGTTTCATTATGTGGACGTAAAGTTGTTTGTTGGTCCAATCCTATCcctttacatattattaaaaaaatacgagaCGTTACAAATTCAGCAAGTTGTGAAATAATATTATCAGCAACTGCTAAAGCTTTACAAGCTTATTTCACTAAAGTCCACATGCCAATTCCAGAATCAGTTATAACGATAGCTAGGTTTATACCGCAAGAAGGATTATTAAAGCAgtcatcatcatcttcatttcATTCTGGAGGTGGATTATTATGTCTACCATTACCAACTAATTCACCAATAAATGATCCAGTAAAATGTTTGCAAGGTCTGCAATGTTCTTTATACCAAGCTAGATCACATCAGGCAGCATTATATTTAGCATCTGTTTACCAATTAGACTATGGTCTTTTACCCAAAGTTTTACCAACAGTTTGCGCCAGACTCTTGCTAAATATGTTATCAAGAAGATATGCTGTTACATTAACTCAAGTTGATAATTCATCATCATTTGCTGAACAGCAGACTAGAAGATTGCTATGGGGTCAAGAAGTTGAAAATATCATGTACTGGCGACCACCTCAGGCAAATATAA GTATGTCATTGACATTAATGAGCTATGGAGATTCAGTAAGGCTTGGAGTAATGACTGATGCTCAGCTGTCAAATCATCATAATGGGATTGCTAATGAtttctgtaattatattaatgaacttGCCGTTGCTGTTGGAATTTCAGAGTTACAAGAGAGAGATCATTGA
- the LOC142330542 gene encoding uncharacterized protein LOC142330542 isoform X2 — protein sequence MSTRGRNALKELEQNFSVLDSLYTLLIFVLFITFMPCIVFLYFVVATCRIAWLRFLEQRFPDLEFIRTTSVRTCVDTIRNQGIITLLLQVKGECIIDQLKAQIKNEILDRVKDGRLVFPHLSMALTSRYGRYAWIPKSGQYFNLDNHIVLANPTFRGGPVTNSNIQEYISDIVSKYLPADIPPWQITVINCHDGFYLLIRLHHLYPSEDNLGLGDLLMLKPATDMEENYEDRSTMTFNPDSTQHLLAGTFKTPQAIPEVYEHVCETLANSWNEIVSLYDPLENVLVNKKPPTLKSFFMLFLIINVSVMKELSRSNKSDIFRVFKIEADRRGFTFGFLCRSIKTTLSPTIIIHSIISWTWWFFIKFLLHIPVTIMHCIRDTPLYIYWLVLLLRIFHEICYLGKIIYTAPRVLLEEICFPENPGNSHHLQTVSLCGRKVVCWSNPIPLHIIKKIRDVTNSASCEIILSATAKALQAYFTKVHMPIPESVITIARFIPQEGLLKQSSSSSFHSGGGLLCLPLPTNSPINDPVKCLQGLQCSLYQARSHQAALYLASVYQLDYGLLPKVLPTVCARLLLNMLSRRYAVTLTQVDNSSSFAEQQTRRLLWGQEVENIMYWRPPQANISMSLTLMSYGDSVRLGVMTDAQLSNHHNGIANDFCNYINELAVAVGISELQERDH from the exons ATGTCAACCCGGGGCAGAAATGCTCTTAAAGAATTGGAACAAAACTTCAGTGTACTAGACAGCCTTTACACATTATTGATCTTTGTGTTGTTCATCACATTTATGCCATGCATAGTTTTCCTATATTTTG ttgttGCAACATGTAGAATTGCATGGCTAAGATTTCTTGAACAACGATTCCCTGATTTAGAATTTATTCGAACAACAAGTGTGCGAACATGTGTTGATACAATACGTAATCAGGGCATTATAACTCTGCTACTACAAGTTAAAGGAGAATGCATAATTGATCAACTAAAAGCTCAAATAAAG AATGAAATTCTGGATAGAGTAAAAGATGGCCGATTGGTGTTTCCACATTTATCTATGGCACTTACCAGTAGATATGGACGATACGCTTGGATACCTAAATCtggtcaatattttaatttagataatcatATTGTACTGGCAAATCCAACATTCAGAGGAGGTCCTGTGACTAACAGTAATATACAG GAATACATCAGCGATATTGTATCAAAATATCTACCAGCAGATATACCACCTTGGCAAATAACTGTTATTAACTGTCATGAtggattttatttactaattaggCTTCATCATTTATATCCATCAGAAGATAATTTGGGACTTGGTGATCTTTTGATGCTGAAACCAGCTACAGATATGGAAGAAAATTATGAAGATAGATCAACAATGACATTTAATCCTGACAGTACGCAGCACCTTTTAGCTGGCACATTTAAAACACCACAAGCAATACCTGAAGTTTATGAACATGTTTGTGAAACATTAGCTAATTCGTGGAATGAAATCGTATCGCTTTATGATCCTTTAGAAAATGTTTTGGTCAATAAAAAACCCCCaacattgaaaagtttttttatgttatttctaattattaatgtttCAGTAATGAAAGAATTATCACGATCAAATAAATCAGATATATTTCGTGTATTTAAAATTGAAGCAGATAGACGTGGTTTTACTTTTGGGTTTTTATGTAGAAGTATCAAAACAACTTTAAGCCCCACCATTATTATACATTCAATTATTTCATGGACTTGGtggttttttattaagtttttattacacaTACCTGTTACAATAATGCACTGCATCAGAGATAcaccattatatatttattggttGGTATTACTGTTaagaatttttcatgaaatatgctatttaggtaaaataatttacacagcTCCGAGAGTCTTATTGGAGGAAATATGTTTTCCTGAGAATCCTGGAAATTCACATCATTTACAAACAGTTTCATTATGTGGACGTAAAGTTGTTTGTTGGTCCAATCCTATCcctttacatattattaaaaaaatacgagaCGTTACAAATTCAGCAAGTTGTGAAATAATATTATCAGCAACTGCTAAAGCTTTACAAGCTTATTTCACTAAAGTCCACATGCCAATTCCAGAATCAGTTATAACGATAGCTAGGTTTATACCGCAAGAAGGATTATTAAAGCAgtcatcatcatcttcatttcATTCTGGAGGTGGATTATTATGTCTACCATTACCAACTAATTCACCAATAAATGATCCAGTAAAATGTTTGCAAGGTCTGCAATGTTCTTTATACCAAGCTAGATCACATCAGGCAGCATTATATTTAGCATCTGTTTACCAATTAGACTATGGTCTTTTACCCAAAGTTTTACCAACAGTTTGCGCCAGACTCTTGCTAAATATGTTATCAAGAAGATATGCTGTTACATTAACTCAAGTTGATAATTCATCATCATTTGCTGAACAGCAGACTAGAAGATTGCTATGGGGTCAAGAAGTTGAAAATATCATGTACTGGCGACCACCTCAGGCAAATATAA GTATGTCATTGACATTAATGAGCTATGGAGATTCAGTAAGGCTTGGAGTAATGACTGATGCTCAGCTGTCAAATCATCATAATGGGATTGCTAATGAtttctgtaattatattaatgaacttGCCGTTGCTGTTGGAATTTCAGAGTTACAAGAGAGAGATCATTGA